The following proteins are co-located in the Bacteroidales bacterium genome:
- a CDS encoding SIS domain-containing protein — protein MGDKKIIKDLCSRYPQLNSVSSAIEEAAESLIKCYSSEGKLLVCGNGGSSSDSDHLVGELMKSFELKRAIKSNIAENLIQVSPERGEFLAQKLEGGLPAISLSSQTALTTAVSNDIDASLIFAQQIIGYGTAGDILIAISTSGNSQNVIDACITARALNMKVIGLTGIAGGKMKQYCDILINVPEKRTAYIQELHLPVIHTLCNIIENHFYNNHIK, from the coding sequence ATGGGCGATAAAAAAATAATTAAAGATCTGTGCAGCAGATATCCTCAGCTTAATTCAGTTTCATCAGCAATTGAGGAAGCAGCTGAGTCATTAATAAAGTGCTATTCATCAGAGGGGAAATTACTTGTATGCGGAAATGGAGGAAGCAGTTCCGATTCTGATCATCTTGTCGGAGAACTTATGAAAAGCTTCGAATTAAAGAGGGCAATAAAAAGCAATATTGCTGAGAATCTTATCCAAGTATCACCAGAGAGAGGAGAGTTTCTCGCACAGAAACTTGAAGGAGGACTTCCGGCAATCTCACTTTCTTCTCAAACTGCGCTGACAACTGCGGTCTCGAACGACATTGATGCCAGCCTGATATTTGCTCAGCAGATAATTGGTTATGGTACTGCCGGAGACATCCTTATAGCAATAAGCACATCGGGTAATTCACAAAATGTTATTGATGCATGCATCACTGCAAGAGCTCTGAATATGAAAGTGATTGGTCTTACCGGAATTGCAGGAGGTAAAATGAAACAATATTGCGATATCCTGATTAATGTACCGGAAAAACGAACAGCATATATACAGGAGCTCCATCTACCTGTAATACACACACTTTGTAATATAATTGAGAATCATTTTTACAATAACCATATTAAATAA
- the idi gene encoding isopentenyl-diphosphate Delta-isomerase produces the protein MRENLVILVNENDEPSGFMEKMEVHRKALLHRAVSVFIINSKEEWILQKRAMDKYHSKGLWTNTCCTHPAPGESDMESATARLVEEMGITCKLKRLFSFIYKEKLDNELTEYELDHVFIGISDNDPVINTTEVDAWKKITYADLHKDILANPDNYTYWFKQIYEKVNSHLLNGKNNDL, from the coding sequence ATGAGAGAGAATCTGGTAATACTGGTAAACGAAAATGATGAGCCTTCAGGTTTTATGGAGAAGATGGAGGTTCACAGGAAAGCGCTTTTACACAGAGCAGTATCGGTGTTTATTATCAATTCAAAGGAAGAATGGATACTCCAGAAAAGAGCAATGGATAAGTATCATTCAAAAGGATTATGGACCAACACCTGTTGTACCCATCCAGCCCCCGGAGAATCAGATATGGAATCAGCCACAGCCAGACTTGTTGAGGAGATGGGAATCACATGCAAATTAAAAAGGCTGTTTAGTTTTATTTATAAGGAAAAGCTTGATAATGAACTTACTGAATACGAGTTGGATCATGTCTTTATCGGTATCTCCGACAACGATCCCGTGATTAATACAACTGAGGTAGACGCCTGGAAAAAGATTACCTATGCTGATCTGCATAAAGATATTCTTGCCAACCCTGATAATTATACCTATTGGTTTAAACAGATTTATGAGAAAGTAAATTCACATTTGCTGAACGGGAAGAATAATGACTTATAA
- a CDS encoding glutathione peroxidase: protein MENNFYQFTARSLQGKDISMESYRGKVVLVVNTASKCGLTPQYEGLENLNQKYKDQGLVILGFPCNQFGNQEPGTEKEISEGCLINYGVSFQMFSKIDVNGEGAHPIYKYLKDKLPGTFGKKIKWNFAKFLIDKNGIPVKRFSPTTVPEKLTKDIEKLLK from the coding sequence ATGGAAAATAACTTTTATCAGTTTACCGCCAGGTCGCTTCAGGGAAAAGACATAAGTATGGAATCGTACAGAGGAAAGGTGGTTCTGGTGGTAAACACTGCGAGTAAATGCGGACTGACTCCTCAATATGAGGGACTTGAGAACCTCAACCAGAAATATAAGGACCAGGGACTGGTGATACTTGGTTTCCCCTGTAACCAGTTTGGAAATCAGGAGCCGGGTACAGAAAAGGAGATTTCGGAAGGGTGTCTTATAAACTATGGAGTATCGTTTCAGATGTTCTCAAAAATTGATGTTAACGGCGAAGGAGCACACCCTATTTATAAATATCTGAAAGACAAGTTACCAGGGACTTTCGGTAAAAAAATAAAATGGAACTTTGCAAAGTTTCTAATCGACAAAAATGGAATTCCGGTTAAAAGGTTTTCACCGACCACAGTGCCTGAGAAACTTACTAAAGACATTGAGAAACTTTTGAAATAA
- a CDS encoding DUF3788 family protein: MEEIEKLVLSDKSVEVDDNVLSSVLKEKMPLWKKLLSEISVRYKESSGSWNYYKDGNQWLFKMVQKKKTLFWGAIHADSFRITFYFGDKAEPVLNQSNLPQTVKDDFKTAKRYGAIRAISTKIMNNDDLDIVFMLAEIKSKLK, translated from the coding sequence ATGGAAGAAATCGAAAAATTGGTTTTATCTGATAAATCCGTTGAAGTTGATGATAATGTTCTTTCCTCTGTTCTTAAAGAGAAGATGCCGCTTTGGAAAAAGCTTCTGTCGGAGATCTCAGTCAGATATAAAGAATCATCAGGAAGCTGGAATTACTATAAAGATGGAAATCAGTGGCTCTTTAAGATGGTTCAGAAAAAGAAAACCCTATTTTGGGGTGCCATTCATGCCGATTCGTTCAGGATAACATTCTACTTTGGCGACAAGGCTGAACCTGTACTTAATCAGAGTAATCTTCCTCAAACCGTCAAAGATGACTTCAAAACAGCTAAGCGATACGGAGCAATTAGAGCGATTTCGACCAAGATAATGAACAATGATGATCTTGATATTGTTTTTATGCTTGCAGAGATCAAGAGCAAACTAAAATAG
- a CDS encoding TonB-dependent receptor plug domain-containing protein: MPHFNDKYDKKVNYRLFHITLILIVIILFHNQYEISAQISNLSDKTIEIDSVVIRAKKETRNLMKRPYTEPNSIFPSISKLTFAEIKRQGATNLVEAMNYIPGGLIETRGRQVKQFFSVRGQKYPYPDYAIDGVWQKEFEELPYFFSTSDIEEIEVVRSSAALLTGLSGMAGLINVKTREYNKMETNIEMEYGSYNSLHTHLSNGSKIGNLSYSAGIGYDKSDGPTGSHSKENMADLFTQVKWQPSEKLSVKANLFYLNGKRELRIAELPADKRYRDMIQNFNPVQAVLTNLKTVYSPNEKLSSELQIFYSYRNPTFNDEVKLTSSNEKDSEYGFNFIQSVAVTNFNIIRFGALYNHWIAPNGKRFYTGKRCDTETFSAVLVDEQRIGRVTLDAGVRLTRTYMNDYGAFNIEGDGAAFKNVTSIQDQWEPAIIQGSLGASYRINNLLSAYFNSAAGQVKPRQGSLTTELNVPLNELRYKFDLGIVRTIGINGKVSATAFGVVQNDAIALSGDTYLDAATNIRRELYVNRDQEQYGIELEILSPEVYRMFEPFLNLTIMKSALIESGTRVTNKENPVLISSGGIYFKKKNIDINLLGKYISKFENDRFAAPADGPQPLGDFFTADINGGYTFKGKIPVRVYLKVKNISDKRYSTVIGYPDFGRMIYGGIQIKFG; the protein is encoded by the coding sequence ATGCCGCATTTTAATGATAAATATGATAAAAAAGTGAATTACAGGCTGTTTCATATTACCCTAATTCTTATAGTTATTATTCTTTTTCATAACCAATATGAAATATCTGCACAGATCTCAAATCTGTCTGACAAAACCATCGAAATTGACTCCGTGGTAATCAGGGCAAAAAAGGAAACAAGGAATCTGATGAAAAGACCTTATACCGAGCCCAATTCAATATTCCCGTCGATAAGTAAATTAACTTTTGCTGAGATAAAAAGGCAGGGAGCAACCAACCTTGTTGAGGCTATGAATTACATCCCGGGCGGACTCATTGAAACGCGGGGAAGGCAGGTGAAACAGTTCTTTTCGGTAAGAGGACAGAAATATCCTTATCCCGATTATGCCATCGATGGTGTATGGCAAAAGGAATTTGAGGAACTGCCATATTTCTTCTCTACCTCCGATATAGAGGAAATAGAGGTAGTAAGATCAAGTGCGGCTCTTTTAACAGGATTATCGGGAATGGCCGGACTTATAAATGTTAAGACAAGGGAATACAATAAGATGGAGACAAACATAGAAATGGAATATGGCTCCTACAATTCATTGCATACTCACTTGTCAAATGGCAGCAAAATCGGAAATCTCTCTTACTCAGCAGGAATAGGCTATGATAAAAGTGATGGTCCCACTGGTTCTCATTCAAAAGAAAATATGGCTGATCTGTTTACCCAGGTTAAGTGGCAGCCTTCTGAAAAACTTTCAGTTAAAGCAAACCTTTTCTATCTGAACGGAAAAAGAGAACTGCGAATCGCTGAATTACCTGCTGATAAAAGGTACCGTGATATGATCCAGAATTTCAACCCGGTGCAGGCTGTCCTTACGAACTTAAAAACTGTTTATTCACCAAATGAAAAGCTCTCTTCTGAACTTCAGATATTCTATTCTTACCGCAATCCGACCTTCAACGATGAGGTCAAACTTACATCTTCCAATGAGAAGGATTCGGAATATGGTTTTAACTTCATCCAGTCAGTTGCTGTTACTAATTTTAATATTATCCGCTTTGGCGCTCTTTACAATCACTGGATTGCTCCAAACGGCAAGAGATTCTATACAGGCAAACGCTGTGATACTGAGACATTTTCAGCAGTTCTTGTAGATGAACAACGGATTGGCCGGGTAACTCTTGATGCAGGAGTACGTCTCACCAGAACCTATATGAATGACTACGGGGCATTCAATATTGAAGGAGATGGTGCAGCATTTAAGAATGTAACTTCCATTCAGGACCAGTGGGAACCTGCGATAATTCAGGGTAGTCTTGGCGCGTCTTACCGCATTAACAATCTGCTTTCTGCATATTTCAACTCTGCTGCCGGACAGGTAAAACCGCGACAGGGCTCCCTTACAACCGAACTGAATGTCCCATTGAATGAGCTCAGGTATAAATTTGATCTGGGAATTGTGAGAACAATCGGAATAAATGGCAAGGTTTCCGCCACTGCCTTCGGAGTAGTTCAGAATGATGCAATTGCCTTAAGCGGAGACACTTATCTTGATGCAGCAACTAATATCAGAAGGGAATTGTATGTAAACCGCGACCAGGAACAATATGGAATTGAGTTGGAAATATTGTCACCTGAAGTTTACAGAATGTTTGAACCATTTCTGAACTTAACAATCATGAAATCAGCTTTGATAGAGTCAGGAACCAGGGTGACAAACAAGGAGAATCCGGTATTGATTTCAAGCGGAGGCATATATTTCAAAAAGAAAAATATCGATATCAATCTTCTGGGAAAGTATATTTCGAAATTTGAGAATGACAGGTTTGCTGCACCTGCAGACGGCCCTCAGCCTCTCGGTGATTTCTTCACTGCTGATATAAACGGAGGATATACATTTAAAGGCAAGATACCTGTAAGAGTGTATCTTAAGGTTAAGAATATATCCGACAAAAGATATTCAACAGTAATTGGATATCCCGATTTTGGCAGGATGATTTACGGGGGGATTCAGATAAAATTTGGATAA